A section of the Ranitomeya imitator isolate aRanImi1 chromosome 7, aRanImi1.pri, whole genome shotgun sequence genome encodes:
- the LOC138645509 gene encoding arylamine N-acetyltransferase 2-like yields MDLNSYFQRDSSSKLDLNTYLQRIGIADYTAVSGTPSLSKLRTVHRQHVLSVPFESLSIHSGEKIFLDIGWIYEKIVLRKRGGFCFENNGLFFWVLQQLGYQPRVLSSSVKIQVSGLYEPPLSHMMMTVDLEGRRWLCDVGFGDGIMEPFPLEAGWEEEQDCGVYRLQVDEDEWHLQRKEENVWNSLYKFTLKERTFEDFRELCEHYQTSPSSFFVQKCFCSLRLPHGQLTYMGRRLISTEYRKGGGSVKTTEEVTEEEIPALLRDKFGIVLSRKLTPKDE; encoded by the exons ATGGATCTGAATTCGTACTTCCAGAGG GACTCTTCTTCCAAGTTGGACCTGAACACCTATCTCCAGAGAATCGGAATTGCAGATTACACTGCAGTTTCCGGGACACCATCACTTTCTAAATTACGGACTGTACATCGCCAACATGTTCTTTCTGTTCCCTTTGAAAGCCTCAGTATCCACAGCGGGGAAAAAATCTTTCTGGACATTGGCTGGATTTATGAGAAGATTGTCTTGAGGAAACGTGGAGGCTTCTGTTTCGAGAACAACGGTCTTTTCTTTTGGGTCTTGCAACAATTGGGCTACCAGCCACGAGTGTTATCAAGCAGCGTGAAGATCCAAGTGTCCGGTCTTTATGAACCTCCACTCTCGCATATGATGATGACGGTGGACCTTGAGGGAAGGAGATGGTTGTGTGATGTTGGTTTTGGGGACGGAATCATGGAACCATTCCCTCTGGAGGCCGGCTGGGAAGAGGAACAGGACTGTGGTGTCTATCGGTTACAAGTAGATGAAGATGAGTGGCACTTGCAGAGGAAGGAGGAAAACGTCTGGAACAGTCTCTACAAGTTCACACTCAAAGAAAGGACATTTGAGGATTTCCGGGAGCTGTGTGAACATTACCAGACGTCGCCCAGTTCATTCTTTGTCCAAAAATGCTTTTGTTCCCTACGGCTCCCACATGGACAACTGACATACATGGGGCGCCGACTAATAAGCACCGAGTACAGAAAAGGAGGTGGAAGTGTGAAGACCACAGAAGAAGTCACTGAGGAGGAGATTCCAGCTCTACTCAGAGACAAATTTGGGATTGTCCTCAGTAGGAAACTAACACCAAAGGATGAATAG